From the Oryza glaberrima chromosome 5, OglaRS2, whole genome shotgun sequence genome, one window contains:
- the LOC127774909 gene encoding acyl transferase 4-like: MGFTVTRTSRSLVAPSSPTPAETLPLSVIDRVAGLRHLVRSLHVFEAGGRNGGGEPARVVIREALGKALVEYHPFAGRFVEGDGGGEVAVACTGEGAWFVEATAACSLEEVKLLDHPMVIPKEELLPEPAPDVQPLDIPLMMQVTEFTCGGFVVGLISVHTIADGLGAGQFINAVADYARGLAKPRVSPVWARDAIPDPPRMPAPPPRLELLDLRYFTVDLSPDHIAKVKSAFFESTGHRCSAFDVCVAKTWQARTRALVAAGDDDQERRTVRVCFFANTRHLMLKGDGAAAAATGFYGNCFYPVAAAASGGEVAGADIVDVVRIVRDAKARLAADVARWAVGGFEEDPYELTFTYDSLFVSDWTRLGFLDADYGWGTPSHVVPFSYHPFMAVAVIGAPPAPKLGSRVMTMCVEEAHLPEFRDQMNAFAAAN, translated from the exons ATGGGATTCACGGTGACGAGGACGAGCAGGTCGCtggtggcgccgtcgtcgccgacgccggcggagaCGCTGCCGCTGTCGGTGATCGACCGCGTGGCGGGGCTGCGCCACCTGGTGCGGTCGCTGCACGTCTTCGAGGCCGGCGgccgcaacggcggcggcgagccggcgagggTGGTGATCAGGGAGGCGCTGGGGAAGGCGCTGGTGGAGTACCACCCGTTCGCCGGGAGGTTcgtggagggcgacggcggcggcgaggtggcggtggcgtgcaCCGGCGAGGGGGCGTGGTtcgtggaggcgacggcggcgtgcagcctgGAGGAGGTGAAGCTGCTGGACCACCCGATGGTGATCCCCAAGGAGGAGCTCCTGCCGGAGCCGGCGCCCGACGTCCAGCCGCTCGACATCCCTCTCATGATGCAG GTGACGGAGTTCACGTGTGGCGGGTTCGTGGTGGGGCTCATCTCGGTGCACACCATCGCCGACGGCCTCGGCGCCGGCCAGTTCATAAACGCCGTCGCGGACTACGCGCGCGGCCTCGCCAAGCCGCGGGTGTCGCCGGTGTGGGCGCGCGACGCCATCCCGGACCCGCCCAGgatgccggcgccgccaccgcggctgGAGCTGCTCGACCTCCGCTACTTCACCGTCGACCTCAGCCCGGACCACATCGCCAAGGTCAAGTCCGCCTTCTTCGAGTCCACCGGCCACCGCTGCTCCGCCTTCGACGTCTGCGTCGCCAAGACATGGCAGGCCCGCACCCgcgccctcgtcgccgccggagacgacgaccagGAGCGCCGCACCGTGCGCGTCTGCTTCTTCGCCAACACGCGCCACCTGATGCTCAagggggacggcgcggcggcggcggcgacggggttCTACGGCAACTGCTTCtacccggtggcggcggcggcgagcggcggcgaggtggccggcGCCGACATCGTCGACGTGGTGCGCATCGTCCGGGACGCGAAGGCGAggctcgccgccgacgtggcgcggtgggcggtgggcggGTTCGAGGAGGACCCCTACGAGCTGACCTTCACCTACGACTCCCTCTTCGTCTCCGACTGGACGCGGCTCGGCTTCCTCGACGCCGACTATGGCTGGGGCACGCCGTCGCACGTCGTGCCGTTCTCCTACCACCCGTTCAtggccgtcgccgtcatcggcgcgccgccggcgcccaaGCTCGGCTCGCGCGTCATGACCATGTGCGTCGAGGAGGCGCACTTGCCGGAGTTCAGGGACCAGATGaacgccttcgccgccgccaactaG